One stretch of Methermicoccus shengliensis DSM 18856 DNA includes these proteins:
- the modA gene encoding molybdate ABC transporter substrate-binding protein, whose translation MRPLYVLVGMLLLTALAHGCAERPEQTLTVLAAASLTEPFEEIAHAFEHEHPGVRVELSFASSGALRSQIESGAVADVFASASAEHAEALVREGLASSSKTFAYNSVVVAVPPNGRVHSLSDLAERGVRVVIASENAPIGRYAREVLSRLNSSGLYGKQFEERVLSNVISEEDTTKHVYAKVVLGEADAAFVYRTDITNETEFIQIPKEYNVRATYEIVVLDDTNPYAEEFEEFVLSPRGQSILAAYGFEGAGS comes from the coding sequence ATGCGACCGCTCTACGTACTCGTGGGCATGCTACTTCTCACCGCCCTCGCCCATGGATGCGCCGAAAGACCAGAGCAAACGCTCACGGTGCTTGCTGCGGCATCGCTGACAGAGCCCTTTGAGGAGATTGCACATGCGTTCGAGCACGAGCATCCCGGGGTGAGGGTGGAATTGAGCTTTGCATCATCGGGTGCGCTTCGCTCACAGATCGAAAGTGGGGCAGTGGCAGATGTGTTCGCCTCTGCGAGCGCTGAACATGCAGAGGCACTCGTCAGGGAGGGGCTCGCCTCATCCTCAAAGACGTTTGCATACAACAGCGTGGTGGTGGCTGTGCCCCCCAACGGCAGGGTGCACTCCCTCTCTGACCTCGCAGAGAGGGGAGTGAGGGTCGTGATCGCCAGCGAGAATGCGCCCATTGGCAGGTATGCGAGGGAGGTGCTCTCGAGGCTCAATAGCTCAGGGCTGTACGGGAAGCAGTTCGAGGAAAGGGTGCTGAGCAACGTGATTTCCGAAGAGGACACCACCAAGCATGTGTATGCAAAGGTAGTGCTCGGTGAGGCGGACGCTGCATTCGTGTATCGCACCGACATCACCAACGAAACTGAGTTCATCCAGATACCAAAAGAGTACAACGTGCGTGCCACCTACGAGATTGTGGTGCTCGATGACACCAACCCATACGCAGAAGAGTTCGAAGAGTTCGTGCTCTCGCCAAGGGGACAGAGCATACTTGCCGCATACGGGTTCGAGGGGGCAGGCTCGTGA